The Streptomyces kanamyceticus genome window below encodes:
- a CDS encoding acyl-CoA dehydrogenase family protein — protein sequence MTPRAHAADVMNRGDLAHATLDDEVERVRLEARHRFGGFVLDHVNPGSYFLNHERRALDKRLFEQAGDLGLLRFSLPVDAGGDGRDKLAWGVVVEEIARLSRDPGFAVLLDITVEITELILSSGSPELIDAYVPDLLSGRRFGVQGAYENRDPYDYRSTARLEGDTWVLNGAKRFLAGARFADLFILFLRDEASNDMLAFAVQKDDPGVSAVHMDTMGLHTMGLGQVVLHDVRLPAWRLVWRADALSELNTYARIRRTMSACGVLGALDGVVDACVESLTPRRRGGRPVLDYTNVERTVGEMRMLLQSARAGIHRALDGTRSPGRDPHFDEFATVAKHQAAECALRVGRLVMGLQGGEAYMSAFPWERFMRDILGLVSGQGSQETLLIQLGQRAIVGLEGRRVREDAAERSVARCADAWWALHAVERRHTAPGGLADAVGEMTTAAGLDGDIAPEQLAAVTGLLDRAHALLAAVRSGQAPTVLPPGPAGLFEGRLAEVAEGAWTLVACAVAHESGLLNRLVRPATAKEAADGLSEDLTEGLLRILADASLVRGDEAGRHAVEPGLERVLIGGPRAAAFAARLRRTVIAGARLRAGTRGLGRTMVPGCGGEAAVLADALVDGLLGRLEGLPWTLDAPGARVGCAAADGGRTAAQLARHIPSVPVLALEPEQVVVPPVGRGGGRAPERTATDRIQVRAGDRAGFAADDRLALAWLPAGGRTAEGLRQAVTDAVGALLPGGWLVVPCPLPPKRPLGAAAVRLELAVAGGAVPSEADVEESLRDAGLGQVRVAWEDAALGLRLFVGRRP from the coding sequence ATGACGCCCCGGGCGCACGCGGCCGACGTCATGAACCGCGGGGACCTGGCCCACGCCACGCTCGACGACGAGGTGGAGCGGGTCAGGCTTGAGGCGCGGCACCGGTTCGGGGGCTTCGTCCTCGACCACGTCAATCCGGGCTCGTACTTCCTGAACCACGAGCGCAGGGCGCTGGACAAGCGTCTCTTCGAGCAGGCGGGCGACCTCGGTCTGCTGCGCTTCTCGCTGCCCGTCGACGCGGGCGGCGACGGCAGGGACAAGCTCGCCTGGGGCGTGGTGGTCGAGGAGATCGCCCGGCTCTCGCGCGATCCGGGATTCGCCGTGCTGCTCGACATCACCGTCGAGATCACCGAGCTGATCCTCTCCAGCGGGAGCCCCGAACTCATCGACGCCTACGTCCCCGACCTGCTGTCCGGGCGGCGCTTCGGGGTGCAGGGCGCCTATGAGAACCGGGATCCGTACGACTACCGGTCCACCGCGCGCCTGGAGGGCGACACCTGGGTGCTCAACGGCGCCAAGCGGTTCCTCGCCGGGGCCCGGTTCGCCGACCTGTTCATCCTGTTCCTGCGCGACGAGGCGTCCAACGACATGCTCGCCTTCGCCGTGCAGAAGGACGATCCGGGCGTGAGCGCCGTGCACATGGACACCATGGGCCTGCACACCATGGGGCTCGGCCAGGTCGTCCTGCACGACGTGCGGCTGCCCGCGTGGCGCCTGGTGTGGCGTGCCGACGCGCTCAGCGAACTCAACACCTACGCCCGGATCCGCCGCACCATGAGCGCCTGCGGGGTGCTCGGCGCCCTCGACGGGGTCGTCGACGCCTGCGTGGAGTCGCTCACGCCGCGCAGGCGCGGTGGCCGTCCCGTGCTCGACTACACCAACGTGGAGCGCACGGTCGGCGAGATGCGCATGCTGCTGCAGAGCGCACGCGCGGGCATCCACCGGGCCCTCGACGGCACCCGGTCCCCCGGCCGCGACCCGCACTTCGACGAGTTCGCGACCGTCGCCAAGCACCAGGCGGCGGAGTGCGCGCTGCGCGTGGGCAGGCTCGTGATGGGGTTGCAGGGCGGCGAGGCGTACATGTCCGCGTTCCCCTGGGAGCGGTTCATGCGCGACATCCTCGGCCTCGTCTCCGGGCAGGGCTCCCAGGAGACGCTCCTCATCCAGCTCGGGCAACGCGCGATCGTCGGCCTGGAGGGCAGGCGGGTCCGCGAGGACGCCGCCGAGCGGTCCGTCGCCCGGTGCGCGGACGCCTGGTGGGCACTGCACGCCGTCGAGCGGCGGCACACAGCCCCCGGCGGACTCGCCGACGCGGTGGGCGAGATGACCACCGCCGCGGGCCTGGACGGCGACATCGCCCCCGAACAGCTCGCAGCGGTGACGGGACTGCTCGACCGCGCCCACGCGCTGCTCGCCGCCGTGCGGTCGGGGCAGGCGCCGACGGTGCTGCCGCCGGGGCCCGCGGGCCTGTTCGAGGGGCGCCTCGCGGAAGTGGCGGAAGGGGCGTGGACGCTCGTGGCGTGCGCGGTCGCGCACGAGAGCGGGCTCCTGAACCGACTCGTACGGCCCGCGACAGCGAAGGAGGCGGCCGACGGCCTCTCCGAGGACCTGACGGAAGGGCTCCTGCGGATCCTGGCCGACGCCTCGCTCGTGCGCGGGGACGAGGCCGGGCGCCATGCCGTCGAACCCGGCCTGGAACGCGTCCTCATCGGCGGTCCGCGCGCCGCGGCGTTCGCGGCGCGGCTGCGGCGCACCGTGATCGCGGGCGCCCGACTGCGCGCCGGGACACGGGGGTTGGGGCGCACGATGGTGCCGGGCTGCGGCGGCGAAGCCGCGGTGCTCGCCGACGCGCTCGTCGACGGGCTGCTCGGGCGACTCGAAGGACTGCCCTGGACGTTGGACGCGCCCGGCGCGCGGGTGGGCTGCGCGGCCGCCGACGGCGGCCGCACCGCCGCCCAACTCGCCCGGCACATCCCGTCCGTGCCGGTGCTCGCGCTGGAACCGGAACAGGTGGTGGTGCCCCCGGTGGGGCGCGGCGGCGGCCGGGCGCCGGAGCGGACGGCCACGGACCGGATCCAGGTGCGGGCCGGGGACCGTGCGGGCTTCGCGGCGGACGACCGGCTCGCGCTCGCCTGGCTGCCCGCCGGTGGCCGTACGGCCGAAGGGCTGCGGCAGGCCGTGACCGACGCGGTGGGCGCGCTCCTGCCGGGCGGCTGGCTCGTCGTCCCGTGCCCGCTGCCGCCCAAGCGTCCGCTGGGCGCCGCGGCCGTCCGGCTCGAACTCGCCGTCGCGGGCGGCGCGGTGCCGTCCGAAGCCGATGTCGAGGAATCGCTGCGGGACGCCGGGCTCGGTCAGGTCCGCGTGGCCTGGGAGGACGCGGCGCTCGGCCTGCGCCTGTTCGTGGGGCGACGCCCGTAG
- a CDS encoding PaaI family thioesterase: protein MKQPMDRIMADLPPELAAEQLVNRLGIKITEWSRERVVGTMPVAGNRQPFGLLHGGASAALAETLGSLAAAAYVAPDGMLVGLELNCTHHRAARDGLVTGVCEPLHEGAQIGTYQVTITNDRDQLVCSARLTCLLRKGRNTGGR, encoded by the coding sequence ATGAAGCAGCCGATGGACCGGATCATGGCCGACCTGCCCCCGGAGCTCGCGGCGGAACAGCTGGTGAACCGCCTGGGCATCAAGATCACCGAGTGGTCCCGCGAGCGGGTGGTCGGGACCATGCCGGTGGCGGGCAACCGCCAGCCGTTCGGCCTGCTGCACGGCGGCGCGAGCGCGGCACTCGCCGAGACCCTCGGCTCCCTCGCCGCCGCGGCCTACGTGGCGCCGGACGGCATGCTGGTCGGCCTCGAACTGAACTGCACGCACCACCGCGCCGCCCGCGACGGCCTGGTCACCGGAGTCTGCGAACCGCTGCACGAGGGCGCACAGATCGGCACGTACCAGGTGACGATCACGAACGACCGGGATCAGCTGGTCTGCTCCGCCCGGCTGACGTGCCTGCTGCGCAAGGGCAGGAACACGGGCGGCCGCTGA
- a CDS encoding beta-ketoacyl synthase N-terminal-like domain-containing protein, giving the protein MTPSPTPSPTGRPTLAVAAAARVGPGATGAELPAVPGFIASAFNPLVRETVRRCLGEPGADNPLVGPHPDTTAVVLATVAGDATTSDLASQRLVSGRVHNPLLFLQSVTTSILGHLTIEYGLTGPVSCLAADSGVGAEALDAAELLLLDDDIDQVLLIAAELAANPRTGAAFAHLAASGGTGLPPGGDLAVALLLREAEAGGTGTELAEPLYPQGDLGHLAALVTQADRAQNALGATR; this is encoded by the coding sequence TTGACTCCCTCTCCGACTCCCTCTCCGACCGGACGGCCGACGCTGGCCGTGGCCGCCGCGGCGCGCGTCGGGCCCGGGGCCACCGGCGCCGAACTCCCCGCCGTACCCGGCTTCATCGCCTCCGCCTTCAACCCGCTGGTCAGGGAGACCGTCCGGCGCTGCCTCGGCGAGCCGGGCGCGGACAATCCGCTCGTCGGTCCGCACCCCGACACGACGGCCGTCGTGCTCGCCACCGTCGCCGGGGACGCCACGACGTCCGACCTGGCGAGCCAGAGGCTGGTGAGCGGCCGGGTGCACAACCCGCTCCTCTTCCTCCAGTCGGTCACCACCTCGATCCTGGGCCACCTCACCATCGAGTACGGCCTCACCGGTCCCGTCTCCTGCCTGGCCGCCGACAGCGGCGTCGGCGCGGAGGCGCTGGACGCGGCCGAACTGCTGCTCCTGGACGACGACATCGACCAGGTCCTGCTGATCGCGGCGGAACTCGCGGCGAATCCGCGCACGGGCGCGGCCTTCGCCCACTTGGCGGCGTCGGGCGGCACGGGGCTGCCGCCCGGGGGAGACCTGGCGGTGGCGCTGCTCCTGCGCGAGGCGGAGGCCGGCGGGACCGGCACCGAACTCGCCGAACCTCTGTACCCGCAGGGCGACTTGGGCCACCTGGCCGCCCTCGTCACGCAGGCCGATCGCGCACAGAACGCACTGGGAGCGACCCGATGA
- a CDS encoding beta-ketoacyl-[acyl-carrier-protein] synthase family protein yields the protein MPAERSAAPAPGGTDVWITGYDTFTAFGHGADALREHVFAGRPAFAPVERFDTEPFRNRYAAAHGTGPAPAPALTETAIDCARGALGAAKLDPATVDAHRAAVLLGTQGDFTGIHRFWQETAAGRTPDPADAHRSFAGGVPAAVADDLGFTGPRLAFINACVASPSAVAHACRLIEAGRVDVAVVGGGYLVEEEQFAKFDSGRTFARDGQVRPFASGRSGMLLGDGVAALVLESGAHLLRRGGRPLARIGGFGAAADAHHVVKPHPEGLGMARAVVRALGRARLGPTGIQYVNAHGTGTELNDLAETAALHAAFGSHAGRLMVSSTKGTTGHLLEATGAVELVVAVMALESGTVPPTAGFDAPDPRCDLDWVPNEPRRADLRRVLSLNAAFGGMNTAIILEQP from the coding sequence ATGCCCGCTGAGAGGAGTGCGGCGCCCGCACCGGGCGGCACGGACGTCTGGATCACCGGATACGACACGTTCACCGCCTTCGGCCACGGTGCCGACGCGCTGCGCGAGCACGTGTTCGCCGGGCGGCCCGCCTTCGCCCCGGTCGAGCGCTTCGACACCGAGCCCTTCCGCAACCGGTACGCCGCCGCCCACGGCACGGGACCCGCGCCCGCACCCGCTCTGACCGAGACCGCCATCGACTGCGCGCGCGGGGCCTTGGGCGCGGCGAAGCTCGATCCCGCGACGGTCGACGCGCACCGCGCCGCCGTACTCCTGGGCACCCAGGGCGACTTCACCGGCATCCACCGCTTCTGGCAGGAAACCGCGGCGGGCCGGACCCCTGACCCGGCCGACGCGCACCGCAGCTTCGCGGGCGGGGTGCCCGCGGCGGTCGCCGACGACCTCGGGTTCACCGGGCCCCGGCTCGCCTTCATCAACGCGTGCGTGGCCTCGCCCAGCGCGGTCGCGCACGCCTGCCGGCTCATCGAGGCGGGACGGGTGGACGTCGCCGTGGTCGGCGGCGGCTATCTGGTGGAGGAGGAGCAGTTCGCCAAGTTCGACTCGGGGCGCACCTTCGCCAGGGACGGGCAGGTACGCCCCTTCGCCAGCGGCCGCAGCGGCATGCTGCTCGGCGACGGCGTGGCCGCACTCGTCCTGGAGTCCGGCGCGCACCTGCTCCGGCGCGGCGGTCGCCCGCTGGCCAGGATCGGCGGCTTCGGTGCCGCGGCCGACGCCCACCACGTCGTCAAGCCCCACCCCGAAGGGCTCGGCATGGCACGGGCCGTCGTCCGCGCGCTCGGCAGGGCGCGCCTGGGACCCACCGGGATCCAGTACGTCAACGCTCACGGCACCGGCACCGAACTCAACGACCTGGCCGAGACCGCCGCGCTGCACGCCGCGTTCGGCAGCCACGCGGGGCGGCTCATGGTCAGCTCGACCAAGGGCACGACGGGCCACCTGCTTGAGGCCACGGGCGCGGTCGAACTCGTCGTCGCCGTCATGGCGTTGGAGTCCGGCACGGTGCCGCCCACCGCGGGCTTCGACGCGCCCGACCCCCGGTGCGACCTCGACTGGGTGCCGAACGAGCCGCGCCGGGCCGACCTGCGCCGGGTGCTCTCGCTGAACGCGGCCTTCGGGGGCATGAACACCGCGATCATCCTGGAGCAGCCGTGA
- the fabV gene encoding enoyl-ACP reductase FabV, which produces MIIEPMTHGSLCVNAHPEGCAQRVRDDIAYVRERPLPPGAARPRAVLVIGGSAGLGLATRLVAAVGLGAATLNVCRESPGLPGRTGTPGWYNTAALEGELARIGRYGRTVVGDAFSDEVKHRTARAVRDDLGQVDLVVHSLAAPRRTHPETGRTHRSAIKPLGAPFTAKTYDSATGEVGSATLEPASDEEIGDTVAVMGGDDWRRWIDVLGDAGVLAPDVTTLAFSYQGNTALAPTYRAGTLGRAKEHLEATAHALHARLGPTGGRAVTAVMRAMVTQASRVIPAQTLYTLILTRVMRERGLEEGPVAQAHRLLAEHLYPGCSASRSRTAAAFPGADEHGRLRLDDRELRPDVQAEVDRRLALVDTENIGRLGDPDGYRAQCLALNGFGLPGVDYAAPTDPVRDLGDPIHVAPTAPDRGRRTAVRHEHEAAT; this is translated from the coding sequence ATGATCATCGAGCCGATGACGCACGGCTCCCTCTGCGTCAACGCCCATCCGGAGGGCTGCGCCCAGCGGGTGCGCGACGACATCGCGTACGTACGGGAGCGGCCGCTGCCACCCGGCGCCGCGCGGCCCCGCGCGGTCCTCGTCATCGGGGGCTCCGCGGGCCTCGGCCTCGCCACCCGGCTCGTCGCCGCCGTCGGCCTGGGCGCCGCCACGCTGAACGTGTGCCGGGAGAGCCCAGGACTGCCAGGGCGCACCGGCACCCCCGGTTGGTACAACACGGCCGCACTCGAAGGGGAGTTGGCGCGCATCGGGCGCTACGGCCGTACGGTCGTCGGGGACGCGTTCAGCGACGAGGTGAAACACCGCACGGCGCGGGCCGTCCGCGACGACCTCGGGCAGGTGGACCTGGTCGTCCACAGCCTGGCCGCGCCGCGCCGCACCCACCCGGAGACCGGCCGCACGCACCGCTCCGCGATCAAGCCGCTCGGCGCCCCGTTCACGGCGAAGACCTACGACAGCGCCACCGGTGAGGTCGGCAGCGCGACCTTGGAACCCGCGTCCGACGAGGAGATCGGGGACACGGTCGCCGTCATGGGGGGCGACGACTGGCGGCGCTGGATCGACGTGCTCGGCGACGCCGGTGTGCTCGCGCCCGACGTCACCACGCTCGCCTTCAGCTACCAGGGCAACACCGCGCTCGCCCCCACCTACCGGGCGGGCACCCTCGGCAGGGCCAAGGAACACCTGGAGGCCACGGCACACGCGCTGCACGCCCGGCTCGGCCCCACCGGCGGCCGCGCCGTCACCGCCGTGATGCGGGCGATGGTCACCCAGGCGAGCCGGGTCATCCCCGCCCAGACGCTCTACACCCTGATCCTCACGCGGGTGATGCGCGAACGGGGCCTGGAGGAGGGCCCCGTCGCCCAGGCCCACCGGCTGCTCGCCGAGCACCTCTATCCGGGCTGCTCGGCGAGCAGGTCACGGACGGCGGCCGCGTTTCCCGGCGCGGACGAGCACGGGCGGCTGCGCCTCGACGACCGGGAACTGCGCCCCGACGTACAGGCCGAGGTCGACCGCAGGCTCGCGCTGGTCGACACCGAGAACATCGGGCGGCTCGGCGACCCCGACGGCTACCGCGCGCAGTGCCTGGCCCTCAACGGCTTCGGCCTGCCCGGCGTCGACTACGCGGCCCCGACGGACCCGGTCCGCGACCTCGGGGACCCGATCCACGTGGCGCCGACGGCGCCCGACAGAGGCAGGAGAACCGCCGTGCGGCACGAGCACGAGGCGGCCACGTGA
- a CDS encoding class I adenylate-forming enzyme family protein: MDNEPGNEPDIEPLADELARALAAQPADAVWARAGTEATWHRLRTEVAALARDFAARGIGPGSAVAVRMTPGFSYLWTVIALWTRGAQVILIDPRSTRAEVDRMLALCAPGHLIHSGDAGAVRVEFRDTCESRIEARPEGRAASTAHALIQFTSGSTGHPKAIGRTAASLLAELDRFAALPEMPQAGERVLLGNSLTHSFGLLGGVLHALRAGATLLFAPDARPRTFLTTLAEQRAHVVFGVPFHFELLTRVSDPVALPELRLAVSGGEALRVEVYERFADRYGIRIGQAYGMTETGIAAVDLAGTHRPPVVGLPAPGMALEVRAGELYIRTDASPYAYEQGGAPERYADGWLRTHDRCRIDANGVLSLHGRTDALVVVGGLKVDLREVELTLTAHPDVSEVVVLFENAIEAFVGVKDGTTARDLQDWCRERLSLYKVPRRFEVAPAIPRTSNGKLLRDRDALLARMGAAVPSGATA; encoded by the coding sequence GTGGACAACGAACCCGGCAACGAACCCGACATCGAACCCCTTGCCGACGAGCTCGCGCGGGCGCTGGCCGCGCAGCCCGCCGACGCCGTCTGGGCGCGCGCCGGGACCGAGGCCACCTGGCACCGGCTGCGCACTGAAGTCGCTGCGCTGGCACGGGACTTCGCGGCACGCGGCATCGGCCCCGGATCGGCCGTCGCCGTCCGGATGACACCCGGCTTCAGCTATCTGTGGACCGTCATCGCGCTCTGGACGCGCGGCGCACAGGTCATCCTGATCGACCCGCGCTCGACCCGGGCCGAGGTGGACAGGATGCTCGCCCTGTGCGCGCCGGGCCACCTGATCCACTCGGGGGACGCGGGGGCCGTCCGCGTCGAATTCCGGGACACCTGCGAGTCCCGGATCGAGGCCCGCCCCGAGGGCCGCGCGGCGAGCACCGCGCACGCGCTGATCCAGTTCACCTCGGGCTCCACGGGACACCCGAAGGCGATCGGCCGCACGGCGGCGTCCCTGCTCGCCGAACTCGACCGGTTCGCCGCCCTGCCCGAGATGCCGCAGGCCGGTGAACGGGTGCTGCTCGGCAACTCGTTGACGCACTCCTTCGGCCTGCTCGGCGGTGTGCTGCACGCGCTCCGCGCGGGCGCCACGCTGCTGTTCGCGCCGGACGCCAGGCCCCGGACCTTCCTGACCACCCTCGCGGAACAGCGGGCGCACGTGGTCTTCGGCGTGCCCTTCCACTTCGAGCTGCTCACCCGCGTGTCCGACCCGGTCGCGCTGCCCGAGCTGCGCCTCGCCGTATCCGGCGGCGAGGCGCTGCGCGTCGAGGTGTACGAGCGGTTCGCCGATCGGTACGGAATCCGGATCGGCCAGGCGTACGGCATGACCGAGACCGGCATCGCCGCCGTCGACCTGGCGGGCACGCACCGGCCCCCGGTGGTGGGGCTACCGGCCCCGGGCATGGCACTCGAAGTCCGGGCGGGCGAGCTCTACATCCGCACGGACGCCTCCCCGTACGCCTACGAACAGGGCGGCGCGCCGGAGCGGTACGCGGACGGCTGGCTGCGCACGCACGACCGCTGCCGCATCGACGCGAACGGAGTGCTGTCCCTGCACGGCAGGACCGACGCCCTGGTGGTGGTCGGGGGACTCAAGGTCGATCTCAGGGAGGTCGAACTGACCCTGACGGCGCACCCCGACGTCAGCGAGGTGGTGGTGCTCTTCGAGAACGCCATCGAGGCGTTCGTGGGCGTGAAGGACGGCACGACGGCCCGCGACCTCCAGGACTGGTGCCGTGAGCGGCTCAGCCTCTACAAGGTCCCGCGCCGGTTCGAGGTCGCCCCCGCGATCCCGCGCACGAGCAACGGAAAGCTGCTGCGCGACCGCGACGCGCTCCTCGCGCGCATGGGCGCCGCCGTCCCGAGCGGGGCCACGGCATGA
- a CDS encoding 3-dehydroquinate synthase II family protein, with product MKFAWIDIRSVAPEQVAAVVDAAVHARLDGIVDSHAEVLSTLPPTVRKVLLPKGAAPEDATEGEGPDLVAVTVTDEQELNALRLRFLAGDKSATAYVEVTDQRTLDLACGAAADLPYTVVRFRDPTKIPLEIVIAAADRSEGRLICEVGSVEEAEIVVGVLEKGSEGLLMAPSGVDDVFKLAELLATKTEPLDLTSLTVESIEHSGMGDRVCVDTCTHFEKDEGILVGSYAHGFVLCVSETHPLPYMPTRPFRVNAGALHSYTFGADNRTNYLSELQAGATVLGVGADGRTRRIAVGRVKLESRPLLTIKATSPEGVEVSLTVQDDWHVRVLGPGAAVLNVTELKAGDQLLGYTPTDKRHVGWPVAEFCIEK from the coding sequence GTGAAATTCGCCTGGATCGACATCCGTTCCGTCGCGCCCGAGCAGGTCGCCGCCGTCGTCGACGCGGCCGTGCACGCCCGGCTCGACGGCATCGTGGACTCCCACGCCGAGGTGCTCTCCACCCTGCCGCCGACGGTGCGCAAGGTGCTCCTGCCGAAGGGCGCCGCGCCCGAGGACGCGACGGAGGGCGAGGGCCCCGACCTCGTCGCCGTGACCGTCACCGACGAGCAGGAACTCAACGCGCTGCGCCTGCGCTTCCTCGCGGGCGACAAGTCCGCGACCGCGTACGTAGAGGTGACCGACCAGCGCACCCTCGACCTGGCCTGCGGCGCGGCCGCCGACCTGCCGTACACCGTCGTGCGCTTCCGCGACCCGACCAAGATCCCGCTGGAGATCGTCATCGCGGCCGCCGACCGCTCGGAAGGACGGCTGATCTGCGAGGTCGGCTCCGTCGAAGAGGCCGAGATCGTCGTCGGCGTCCTGGAGAAGGGCTCCGAGGGGCTGCTGATGGCGCCGTCCGGTGTCGACGACGTCTTCAAGCTCGCCGAACTCCTCGCCACCAAGACCGAACCCCTCGACCTCACCTCGCTGACCGTCGAGTCGATCGAGCACTCGGGCATGGGCGACCGCGTCTGCGTCGACACCTGCACGCACTTCGAGAAGGACGAGGGCATCCTGGTGGGCTCGTACGCCCATGGCTTCGTCCTCTGCGTCAGCGAGACGCACCCGCTGCCGTACATGCCGACCCGGCCGTTCCGCGTCAACGCCGGTGCCCTGCACTCCTACACCTTCGGCGCCGACAACCGCACCAACTACCTGAGCGAACTCCAGGCGGGGGCGACCGTGCTCGGCGTGGGCGCCGACGGCCGTACGCGGCGCATCGCGGTGGGCCGCGTCAAGCTGGAGTCCCGCCCGCTCCTGACCATCAAGGCGACGTCCCCCGAGGGCGTCGAGGTCAGCCTGACCGTGCAGGACGACTGGCACGTGCGGGTCCTCGGCCCCGGCGCCGCCGTCCTGAACGTCACCGAACTCAAGGCGGGCGATCAGCTGTTGGGCTACACGCCGACCGACAAACGGCACGTCGGCTGGCCGGTCGCCGAGTTCTGCATCGAGAAGTGA
- a CDS encoding 2-amino-3,7-dideoxy-D-threo-hept-6-ulosonate synthase: protein MTAARTRFGGKELRMSRLSRRADERYLFIPLDHSVSDGPVADAVEFDRLLGRIVAGGADAVIVHKGRAPSIDPRHLRSCALIVHLSAGTVHAADEHAKVLVGGVEDAVRLGADAVSVHVNVGSETEAAQLADLGRIATECQHWNLPLLAMIYPRGPRIADACDPALLSHVVNIAVDLGADLVKTSAAAPLHRMAEVVASCPVPVLVAGGPENGADLSGYARAVLDAGCAGLAVGRRVFTSADPERLVRELAETVHAPRDLAGLPRPVPELYDTVATV, encoded by the coding sequence GTGACCGCCGCCCGGACCCGCTTCGGCGGGAAAGAGCTCCGTATGAGCAGGCTCTCGCGAAGAGCCGACGAACGCTATCTGTTCATTCCGCTGGACCACTCCGTCTCCGACGGCCCCGTCGCCGACGCCGTCGAGTTCGACCGGCTCCTGGGCCGGATCGTGGCGGGCGGCGCGGACGCCGTGATCGTGCACAAGGGCCGCGCGCCCAGCATCGACCCGCGCCACCTGCGCTCCTGCGCGCTGATCGTGCACCTCAGCGCGGGCACGGTGCACGCCGCCGACGAGCATGCCAAGGTGCTCGTCGGTGGCGTGGAGGACGCCGTGCGGCTCGGCGCCGACGCGGTCAGCGTGCACGTCAACGTGGGCTCGGAGACCGAGGCGGCGCAGCTCGCCGACCTCGGCCGCATCGCCACCGAGTGCCAGCACTGGAACCTGCCGCTGCTCGCGATGATCTACCCCAGGGGTCCCAGGATCGCCGACGCGTGCGACCCCGCCCTGCTCTCCCACGTGGTGAACATCGCCGTCGACCTGGGCGCCGACCTGGTCAAGACCTCGGCCGCCGCGCCGCTGCACCGGATGGCGGAGGTCGTGGCGAGCTGCCCGGTCCCCGTCCTGGTGGCGGGCGGACCCGAGAACGGCGCGGACCTGAGCGGCTACGCGCGGGCCGTGCTCGACGCCGGATGCGCCGGACTCGCCGTCGGGCGGCGGGTGTTCACCAGCGCGGACCCCGAGCGGCTGGTACGCGAACTCGCCGAGACCGTCCACGCGCCGCGCGACCTCGCGGGCCTGCCGCGGCCCGTCCCCGAGCTGTACGACACGGTCGCCACGGTCTGA
- a CDS encoding nuclear transport factor 2 family protein has protein sequence MNHPDTGAEAKSVVHRYLKALRERDAAAIPQLIAADAVYRIPGDHPVAGTWKGLAEIAENFLLPMGERFDPTADYAVDVLHVIAEGAEVSVECVTRATTRDGAPYELDISAQFTVEDGQIRSMREYFDTQYFARTLFGQG, from the coding sequence ATGAACCACCCCGATACCGGCGCCGAGGCCAAAAGCGTCGTGCACCGCTACCTCAAGGCCCTGCGCGAACGCGACGCCGCGGCCATCCCGCAGCTCATCGCCGCCGACGCCGTCTACCGCATACCGGGCGACCACCCGGTGGCGGGCACCTGGAAGGGACTCGCGGAGATCGCCGAGAATTTCCTGCTGCCCATGGGGGAGCGCTTCGACCCGACGGCCGACTACGCGGTCGACGTCCTGCACGTCATCGCCGAGGGCGCCGAGGTGTCGGTCGAGTGCGTCACCCGGGCCACGACCCGCGACGGCGCTCCCTACGAGCTGGACATCAGTGCCCAGTTCACCGTCGAGGACGGGCAGATCCGCAGCATGCGGGAGTACTTCGACACCCAGTACTTCGCCCGTACGCTCTTCGGCCAGGGCTGA